The Glycine soja cultivar W05 chromosome 9, ASM419377v2, whole genome shotgun sequence sequence TAGCACAAACCCAAATTTTAAGATGGTGAGTTTGCATATTGTCTAGAGACATGGACAATCTTCACCTCACAAGTTGTTTTCTGAAATTGAGTTAGGCACCAAGCACAAATTTTAAGACAGTATCCAAATTTACCCTAGTCCTTATAAGACTAATTTCAAGATTAAGTTAGGTCCTTAGTccaaattctaagatggttgGCTTATCTCTACTCAACCTGGAATCTCAACATAAGTCACACACACAAGGAGTATCTTACCTCTTCCACTGTTAGACTTAGAGTCCTACTTGGAAAACATTTATGTTTGACTGTGTCTTTTTTCAGTCTAATGTACAATTCCCCTTATAAAGAAGGGAAAATAATATGCAATAacggaaaaaaagaaaataggataTTCCTATCACAATATCAGCGCAATAAAGGCTGATTctctaatttacaaaatatttacagCTTAATCTAAATTCTAATCAATAAGAATATTTGGtgcaataaaatcaaatcaacaaTATTTATTGACAGATACTAACACTCCAATAACAGTTTATTATCACCTGGATGGAAGAGCTCCTTGTGGAACAAAAGGAGTGTAAGCTGTTTCCCTCTCAGCTGAAAGACGCTGAGCCTTCTGAAATTCTTTCAACACCGCCTGAAAATCTTTTGCAAGCTTCGCATCTGCTATCTTCTTACTTGTCTGCAAATACAACCAAGACATTGAAGGTCACTTTTTCTTTCCtcaagggaaaaaaaatcacGCCACTAATAATTCAGTACATAAACTACAACAAACATTCATTCAAATCGAATCCAAAACCACTTAAAGTCTCCATAAAAAATGCCAGCTCAGCAACAAAATTAGGTAGTTTACAAAGAAGCTCGTGCATTACAGAAACcgatcaaaacaaaacaagtcTAGGAATAAGAAGGCTTTGCATGTCCAATTGATTAAAGTAGAACGcattacattaacttcaacattGTGATCAATCTCACTAGCTTGCTTAAGCTTAGCCGAAGTATCCTTCACCAATTGTCCAATGTGCAGTCTCGTCTTGTGCCTGCAAATTGCGAACAAAAACTCGATTCAATCGTCGAATCCTTATCTTAAATAGAAGCAACACGAAATCCGATCAATCCAAACCACAAAATCGAagcaaatcatatatatataagagagtgtgatgatgatgatctcaCAGCTTATCACGGAGCTCGGGGGTGTCCTTGGGGGTTCCTAGGGTGTTGACGAGTCTCTGGAACGTGGAGACAGCGGTGTTGATCTGAAAGATGCCGGAAGCCACCGCCTGCGTGGGGTCTTGTTTGCCGTTGATGAGGTTGCGTCGGGCAGCGAAGGACCGGCCGGCCTCGATGTCCTGAAAGctcatttttctattattaaataattaattaactgtGCGTAACCctaactaactttttttttttctctcacgaGGACGAGATTCTGGAGTTGAGAAAGAGAAGGAAGGTTTGATTCGATGATGTTAATGCGATTTAGAGGCTCCGATGCACGAACTCGCCGGGAACTAAGGAGATAGAAGAAGGTAATGCGATTTAGAGAGAGAATGGAAGCGTGGAATGAATGAATGTTTGTTTGGTGACGATGATTGATGAGGCAGTGGGAAAAGTTTCTTCGgtttgtgtgtatatatatatatatatatatatatgggatcTAAATGTAAATTCTTGGTTGTAATTCACTACCGGCACGTCTACGTGGACCCGCTGCACACGTGTTTGTTCCAGCGGAGCAGACATGAAGCTTTTTTGGTCACGTCATTTCAATGATCACAATGCCTTAATAACTATATTAAGAATagtctttaatttatataagaaaaatgtttaactttatataattaaaatttataattaacaaaaattattaatgtataaatatttttattataattaatattttaacttatttattgtataagaaaaaagtatttaaatattattaaaaatcataatcgtaaatatatttaaatatgtatagttaaaaattataataaaaagacaattttaaaatatatacttttatttatatttataaaaataatttaaaattgtaatattttcaGCGTAATAAAATAGTGGCCCAAATATGTACAGTTCATGCCGGGGTGAcactttttatttcaaaaatatcctTTTTCACGTGAACATGTTTTTGTTATAGTGTAGAGATaccaaaatattatataaaaaaatatgtttttctttttgttgtgaATTTTATCCGTTGAaacatgttttctttttgttgtattttttattttacgattttttattaattataaatgcaAGTGATCTTTTCAAAAGTAATGAAAATAATCGTgatataatttacaattttaatggtatttaatatatttttgaattaaaataaataattagatacaagtttt is a genomic window containing:
- the LOC114425559 gene encoding syntaxin-22-like — translated: MSFQDIEAGRSFAARRNLINGKQDPTQAVASGIFQINTAVSTFQRLVNTLGTPKDTPELRDKLHKTRLHIGQLVKDTSAKLKQASEIDHNVEVNTSKKIADAKLAKDFQAVLKEFQKAQRLSAERETAYTPFVPQGALPSSYTASEVDISSDKTPEQRALLVESRRQEVLFLDNEIAFNEAIIDERDQGIQEIQSQIGEVNEIFKDLAVLVHEQGAMIDDIGSNIEHSHAATVQAKSQLAKASKTQRSNSSLTCLLLVIFGIVLLIVIIVLAA